The Malus domestica chromosome 08, GDT2T_hap1 genomic interval GATGGACCTGGATTTGGATGACGGAgatataaaaagagaaaaaatgagATGTCATCTGTGCAAAACTCCTCGGCCGGAAAACTTTTGGTGTATTAAatccaggtttttttttttttttttgtagaaaggCAAAAGTTTTATTGCCGACAAAGCTTTACAAAACAAATATACAAAGGCCACGCGGGCCAACCAAAAAGAAACACGAAGAGCCCAACCAAAGATTAGGCTAAAAATCAAAAGCAAACCGACTGAAAAAGTAACCCCTAGCTTACTGCAACAATTGCCTCGCCACCTCGCAAACAGCTCGAACCATCGAAcccaaccaacaccataaatcCGATCAGACAAAGCCTCAGAGATGGAAGGAAGCAAAACTCCATCATCCAGCAAATAGCTCCTCCCCAGTTGCAGCCACCAAGTAGAAGAAACCAAAGAAGCCAGTGGGATGTCCACTAGCGACAGTGCCAATGAAGGCAGACCAAGAGGGAGCCGGTGTGAACACCGGAACTCTACACACCCTCTCGATATACCGCAACAAGTAATATGTCTTTatccaaaaaccaaatgcaACAATCAAGTTAGAAAATGGTAGCTATGTAACAGGGGAATTTGCCTCTAAGCCTTATCTATGAATTGGGTTTTTCTCTGCATTTCATTTAGGCTTAATGTTTCTGGATTTGGGCTCTACTATATAACTAGTTGTGTTGTGTTGGGCCTTTAAGCCGAAATTGACACCAAATTTGCTAGCCTTAAGCGTCTCTCATGATTATGCTTTTAATTTTCGGACATCAAATCAGAATCATGTGATTCTGAAATAAATGTAAGtattaaacaattaaacaaataaaagtaAACCCCTACACGGCTAACACAAGCACAAATGTATAGTCACCACTAATACTGATCTGGcacaataaacaatatatacaaCACAGTTATACTAGTAGCCACATCAGTCATCATTGAAAAGCAATACCACATAAAGTCATTGCAATAGAGCGAAGCCACATCAAATCATTATTGATAGACGAGACCACATAGCTCACCACTCAAATGTGAAGACCAATCTAGCCATCGTAATAGCGCGACCAAAACACTCGCAAGTCAAGGCAAAAACAACTATACTGCTCCTAGAATGAAACCACCGGTCAGCTCATCTCAGTGGAGGACAAGGACCCCTCATGCTAAGGTCAGCTGCAACTACACTGCTCTAGTCAGATTTCGGCTTCCACATGTCAAGCACCCCAAAATCTGGTTGCATAAGGCAACAGAACTGCTAAATCCAATGGCAACTTGCAAGCAGTGGGGCACCTAAATTTAATTCACAACCAGGGCCGGCTCAGGCCCAGTGCAAGCAGGGCAACCGTCCGGGGCTTAAAAATATTAGGGGCATCAAAATTATTAggatggtatatttatatatgttttcataagagtataaatttataaaaaaacttGGTTCAATGACACAGAAATTTAAGTAGAACAGGTGGTTtggtcatttgaaaataatgagaggtcttgtttttcaaaacaccacatgtgcttatttgctttgtaatttttataaatttcttttcataagagtataaatttataaaatttggttaaaggatcaagaagtttaattaaaagcaatggtttttgttgtttaaaattaacaagaggtcctaagttcgaaacgctatgtgcatttttatttttttcaatttttacaaatttttgtttggttgttaatttatttttagttactagctagtagctatgtgagttgttatttttaaatatttgtttcaattcaagtctaatcttcaacaatgagtaatacgtagaccaaatttttagcacaaatttgtaaattatatgacgtgttatcaaaatatttaatttaatgccCATTCATTActaatacatatcaattaaagactcgaaaacatcattatttttttagtcccatattgacaatgttagtaaataagaaaaaacacctcatgatttatacaaaaacactttcaaagttcaaatggaaaacaaaactcatcatctatctacttaTAAGCCCAGAGTTGTTTGGTTTTcttctctcaatacaaaataaattagtctttttgtgtttctaaattattgagtttgaagtgtttttctaagtataattttatcaatgttttacgtgtgaaaataaataattttcttatatgaagTTAGGGCACTTTTTTGGACGTCGTCCCGGacctcaaaaatctctggacCGGCCCTGTTCACAACGTAGCAGAACCGCAGGACCTGAGCACACTAGTCCTCGCAACGACAAATTCAGTCTTGGAGGAGAGACATAGGGATGAAAGGCTATGAGGAGAGAGGGAGGACCGCAGGATCTAAAccatgtaaattttttatttttttttggaatggGGAAGATTGATGGTTTGGGAAACTTTATTCATTAGCTAAAATTAAAGATTATAATAGGATATGTATCAAagttgattcttttttttttcttctttttttttacaaattataATGTTAATGGGTTAAATTATTAGTTATTAAGGGGATAAAAATCAGTGAAAATTGAACCCTACCAGAATGTATATACGTGTGCGTCATTACCTTTTACCACTTCAGTAAACCACCATCTGCCATATTTTACTATAGAAAATTTTGTATTCAAGTAACACGCATATCCTTTCGCATAATTGGCCTTCGTTATCGCCCTAAGAAAAAAATCAGTCTTCTCGAGCGATTGCATCGTTTTCTAGTAGAAGGATGTCACATCCTAATGTCCTATTAGTATACCCATTAATTTTTGGTCAACCAATGAAAATCATGTTTACGCATGCaatgacaaaaataaattgCTAAGCAATTATACAATAGTCATATaagaaaaacaataaattcCAGAAATCCAATCACTGAGAGCAATTGGTCAATCTGAAACTTAGAAAAAGATAATTGGTCTTCTATAATGATCAAAGTATTCTTTTCATACTGCATTTGGTTGACCGTTTCAAGTGGAACCTTCACCAACCAAAACAATAAGCACATAAAATATCgacttatttttagttactttcCTTAAAACTGTATTTTAATCTCATTTTACTCATTTTAACTCAAAAGTTATCATTTtactcattaaaactcaaaattcacttCACTTTGACTGGTgaactctcatttctctctgaaACTTATAGGTCGTCTCCTAAAACATATGTGAGACACAAAACCCAATAAGATTATGCCACATGtgcaataaatttgattataaatctccGTTATGCGTCAACATTCAACAATAAgaaaatattaagtttaaaagaaatggaagagatgaaaaaaattaaaaaagaaattgattagCCTGGCTGAAGAAATTAACAGATCTAAGGTAATGTGGAacgaatttttagttttataaatatgactttCAAGTTTTAGGAGGCAAACTGCGATCGAAATCGAGTTCTAGGAGGCAAAGTAAagcgaattttgagtttcaagtAGTAAAGTGGCAACTTTTAAGTTACAGAGagtaaattgaaattaaaatcgAGTTGCAAGAGATGTAGCTAAAAATAAGTCTAAAACCTCTTATGGTTCAATTAATTAGggtagagaaaagaagaaaaatacatAAAACCCCAAAATAATAGGGTCAATTTTAAGTACTTACACAATCTTTTGAGAGTCTACAGCCCTCTTCATCAATCATATGTCGATTTTATGCTTGTATATAGATTTTTCGTTAACTTTAGCCTAATTTGagtaatggtctctcaactaaaaatttgtgGTCATTGGTCTCTTagcttatcaaaacgtgcagctatgatcatttttgtcaatttcGTTAGAACTtctgtcaaaatgagtcacgtgTCATGTACATGAGACTGAATCAAGGGGCAAATATAGGAAACCACATGAGAAAATTGTAacaatagtccctcaactttagtCTTTAAcacaattgtagcaatgattttTTTCAACATGGGTCATTTTGACAGAATTCTGATGGAGTTAACGAAATGACCATAattgcacattttgatgagttaagagacCAACTGTCATagtttttagttgagagaccattctTTCAATTGAGTAAAAGGTAAGAGATCCCTTCTACTATTTCTCATTTACAAAATCCAACAAAAGGGTTTGTTCTCTCCAAATAAAAATTCACATTTCAATTTATTAAGGAAAGATATATCATATTCACAATATTGCTTATTTCCATCTTCTATTAAAGGTAAACTCCTAAGCCAACAAAGCTCTTTACTTTGCCAGAGTCGAGATGAACGCCTATAAcctactaaaataaaaaaaatttacaaaaaggAAAACCTTATACTTTGTTGGGAAAGCCGGATCACGCCACTCATAAGACATTTCTCTTGTCCAAAAGGTTGCGAGAACTACCATAATCGGATAACTCTATCGAAATTTTTGTGCTACAAAGATTACCGTTGACAATACTTTTCTACTTTTCTTTAACGAGCAGCTCACGCTTTGACTCCGACCCAGATCCCAAATGCGTGGCCGGATTCACAACCTCATCAACCGCCGTTGAATTCTTCAAATACTTTTTCACGTAGAATTTCAAGAACTGCAATAGAATCGCGCCGTTGAGGACGGAGTTGCAGAGCCAAGCTCCGATCCCGTTGCACCCGCCCCCTTTCAAAATGTGCAGGGAAAGCACGCCGACGTGGCAGACCAAGTTGCAGACTAGTAGCACCACCTGGCAGTTCACCACGAACGGGAAGCACGCCCCGGGGAGCCCAATTCCGGTCCAGAACCGGTAGGCGTAGACGACGGAGTAGAGCAGAGTGGTGGAGAGTATGGCGAGGACCTGGAACGATTGCGAGTATTCGAGCCAGAGGAACGACATGAAGATGAGGGTAGACTGGTTGAAGAGGTGGAAGAAGGTGAGGCGGCGGTGGCGGAGGATGGTGAAGAATGtgcggaggaggtggaggaacCGGGAGAGGTAGAAGACGTAGGACCAGAAGAAGACGCGGCCGGAAGGGCGTGTGCCGGGCGGGAAGCAGAAGAGCCACTGGAAGGGGGTGGTCTTGGTGCGCCGCCACAACCAGCGGGTATCGCGAATCTCGGCGACGGAGGAGACGAGGATGCCGGTGAAAATGACGGCGGAGATGAGTGCCATGACAAGGCTGTGGACTGCCGGGATTGGGCCGAGCGGGACAGGGCGATCATGGCGGCGGAAGAGTGTGAGTATGAGGTGGAGGGCGCTGGCGGCGGCGATGTAGGCGGGGATGGCGGTGAAGAGGAAGTACCAAGTGGAGCCCCATAAGTGGGTGGTGCTCCACCGGAAGTTTACTATGTTTGGGTGCTCCGATAGCAGGTACTTGATGGTTTGCGACATTAGTTGCTTCTCATATGTTCGACGAAATGCTTCAACGAAATGCTTCGGTGAAAAATAATACAAGATTGGCGGAGATCGGCGGGAATATAAAGGGACCTTATAGAATTACGAGGCTGCGGAAGTTTCTTTCCTTGCGAAAGCCGGTTTTATTGGTTATAATTTTTGTCGTCGATTGACCAATATTCCAGCACCCaacaatttatttataaataacaGTGACGTTATCATTTTTGTCCTATTTACCTTCTCCTAATTACGTATTTCACTCATGATacgtataaataaataaaatacctaaaaaagaaaaaagaaaaaggaaaaaggaaaaaggaaaaacccTAAAACAATAAAACTTAGCAAAAGTGAAACTAACTTTACGTTTCTTCTAACCCTAAAACAATAATGGTTTGTTTACAAATTCGTAATCAGATTGAGGAGCATTAAATTTAAGAAGAATTTGATTGAGGATGAAACATAATTAAATTTCTATTAAAGTTGGTTTCTAAACTATCTGGCCTGGGAGGGAAAAAAATATTGATTCCATGTAAATTgtttattaattcaattaaattgAAGTTAAAACTAGTTTGCTTACTAAACTACCCTTGTTATAATAAAGTTTATCTATAAGaaagttttatgttatttccaTAGCCATTATTTCCACGCCTCCCCTCTCATACtcactttttatttttccacCCCCTTAATTATCCCCATAGCCATTGCCCCATGCTTGGCAAGTTCTGGTCTAGTGTTGAGCAGACTTGTCGTCGAAGGTGTTCTCGATCCTGGTCCACTAcgtagtgacacaccccgatccggaaAGTTCCATTGGACTCCaaatcgagttgtgttggccgacatctggagggtgacgaagccataaagtgtagtgtagaagaaaaagaatgtgaataaattttaaacctaaaagtgcctaaacaaGGGAGTGCACATGTGAGTGGGATTGAACCCTTTTCACACGTGATCATAGAGCATAAGACAGTATAATGAATAGGATGAGGGTTATACCACCGAAAGTAACCATCTCCTAAGATTTGCCAGAATCCTTGTAAATACGTAAGCACAACTACTAAACCTGGAgaggcgaaaaacaaagttgagtgggtcagcaaaacaacgttttgtaaaaacctttattttcgaatatactaacccatcgccgtaaaacaagtatatttctttaaaacatactacgtaagtatgtaAACAATAATACAACAGCattataaccagaaatatgccaaaGTCATGATATATAAATGCCACAGCAAtaaaatcatgtgataatcaagtatagccaagtgctcatccatctaagctgacacatGAGTTCGAACAGATGATTTCTGACACGAACATGACTgagtgtaatcaatatgctctagtactataATCATGTGAAGATTGGTGCAGAAGCacgtcacatacaagtcggattgcctaatgcaatctgcCCGACagactggcacctaacttggatccaaaaCGAGCGAACGGTGCGatatgaacatacacgtgaacgACTGGCCCTGGGGCaagtactaacaccggtgcagcaagatgatcatgtacaaatatgtatgaatgtcatgacagtaatatctcaaccatataacaacatttatcacaattaaCATCACAATAACAATACTTGGCAATATAagcgtaaaagtgaagtaaatacgcatttaGGGAAACTATCAATATGTATAGGCATAAAATAAATTGCCTACTCACAAATACGCAGTCGAAACGAAGCCTCCTAGCCTTGCTTGACCTCGtacgtcctcgggatacgtttcCCTTATATGTGAAATTACTTATTAAATTAGTTTAATAACACATACAcggaaacttaaataaaacctccGTAGATTGCTTAAACATAGGGTTTGAATACATGAAATCAATCTACTCGACTTCACGAGCACACACATGTCGACCACACGCTAGCCGGAGGCCGGACGCGCCGCCACAAAGGGCTGCACAACCTACCACGCGCTGCACGCGTCGATGGCATGTGGGTGGTCACGCGCCTGCGAGTACGCATGTACTCGCCTTCTTCACGATTCTCTGCAGTTTTTGCAAATTTTTGGGTCAACTTCCCGAGCCCCTAACGAGCTCGAttcttaacaaacaacacttctACAAAAGCCGAATTAAAGCTAGAAATAAGATTAATCGATCCATATTCACAAAAAGTTCAAATGTGGTCCGTGTCATCTAGGAATTTGGCCTCAAAGTGGCTAAATGGCCACAGTCAAACTTTTCCTGAATTTTGGGAATTTCTTCCCAACTTTCAAGGTTGCTTTCTAACTCGATAGTTAACCAAactcagtgattcaaaagccat includes:
- the LOC139198460 gene encoding fatty acid elongase 3-like; the protein is MSQTIKYLLSEHPNIVNFRWSTTHLWGSTWYFLFTAIPAYIAAASALHLILTLFRRHDRPVPLGPIPAVHSLVMALISAVIFTGILVSSVAEIRDTRWLWRRTKTTPFQWLFCFPPGTRPSGRVFFWSYVFYLSRFLHLLRTFFTILRHRRLTFFHLFNQSTLIFMSFLWLEYSQSFQVLAILSTTLLYSVVYAYRFWTGIGLPGACFPFVVNCQVVLLVCNLVCHVGVLSLHILKGGGCNGIGAWLCNSVLNGAILLQFLKFYVKKYLKNSTAVDEVVNPATHLGSGSESKRELLVKEK